A part of Streptomyces sp. NBC_01451 genomic DNA contains:
- a CDS encoding PAS domain-containing hybrid sensor histidine kinase/response regulator has product MSSRPSRGAARLAAILDALPDALVLVNANGTVVNANTIALGAFETPGTALVGRGLLDLLPEFDSRLIPGTMRRPDSMDPHGQTKPTRMIARRTDGSEFPVEVTSANLENGQQAYDSYGYTNDELLMLVVRDLSGTVDTEAELARSQRQTEMILRAAAEGVVGTDTEGRVVLVNPAAAQILGYRASDLGGRELHTLVLHSRADGEPFPYGESPLADTLRSGRKHRVRGQVLWSKSGDPVSVDLTTAPVRDGDQLVGAVMTFTDRRPYDALAEEKVAADKLHEEELERVAEEHASELTALRQQHVAEIEQLREEHEEELAAGEDRYAALAEREKDRYEALAGRQEQLLVLLGRSLRGPLDELRRELATLAADDAGQLWPEANQVLHHLSAGYSRITTLVDNVLSYQRLDTGVDSITRTKVMLDAVVAAGVDGAVELIGPGRVQFAVHAPPIEAEVDPQRLATALAHLVADVAGVDATGNSPASAGGYMDNTVVVAAAQRGEVVRIEVRGPYTGGDPVHEPIVRGIVRAHGGVLQTHEVPGMSGSAYVLEVPIGGGAGAVVAEAAAGVPQAGVGAELAVPGQASDGGDSNGNGGVSGRRRARRSSVDAFLEADVPEVAPEGEADTESGDSGNEAVAPTGRRRRRAAEDASMASAPAPQGQPQPQAQPSDGDGGTGRRRGRHSPADAGDANGAGGVSTGAVVLAGEHGAGTAATGTGLGGTVPPQGVPGAPGRRGGGEQHALPPALPAAPSGAAGAEGAADDSGDGQPTGRRRRALAAAAERAGAQEAGPRPVFALPPAEADRTDEGAAAVAAGPVDDRFDDAGRHDGLMHDPDDDHTPPQPHPTSAPTGRRRARQAPEQPGTVPPGGIPGQAVPVQAAPVQAMAAQAAVGPQGGVPGQGQGQGMPGQGVPAAQNAQLAQAAQVGQPMPGQAVPAQGLPAQPVLGQPVAQPVAGQPLPGQPVPAQGIQGQQVPQQTPQPVPQAHPQQVPAQGTASQAALAQGLAPGQAIPAQAALAAQPQPWPTTDDETPDAGTAVAPNPNNPAAAPAAAPVPQAAATPLPPERGAQSRVGQALPAEAAAASVDPNSTQGRAISVRTLGQGVPFSRQAAQVQTPGQPQAATPPHGTNGSNGSGRRRKLGTRPEPAGQPETTGRPHPQTGQAAPAAPVPGQPSLAGQGPLPGQPSLAGQAPPAQVSLPTQPSLAGQTQLAPGTPRLPGFTDGAGRSYAIGAPDQNAAEGPEPLDGPGGAVEVSDQPQPRPMDDELPPEPLDNPRRLLVWPAPDVTTQQALSDRGYRPVIVNSREEVSAQIAAFPAALFVDPLTGPITRTALQSLRQAAVAAEVPVLVTAGLGQATREAAYGADPAVLLKALAPRDSEQHPPRVLLIEEHAEIALALTATLERRGMQVARAASDADAVTLASQLRPNLVVMDLLQVKRRRAGIVDWLRANGQLNRTPLVVYTAAVDQADLPRLASGETVLFLAERSTSTDVQSRIVDLLARIGTN; this is encoded by the coding sequence CGGGACCTTTCGGGCACCGTCGACACCGAGGCCGAACTCGCGCGTTCGCAACGTCAGACCGAGATGATCCTGCGTGCCGCCGCCGAAGGGGTCGTCGGGACGGACACCGAGGGCCGGGTTGTTCTCGTCAACCCGGCCGCCGCCCAGATACTCGGCTACCGCGCCAGCGATCTCGGCGGGCGCGAGCTCCACACGCTCGTCCTGCACTCGCGTGCCGACGGCGAGCCCTTCCCGTACGGCGAGTCGCCGCTCGCCGACACGCTGCGGTCCGGGCGCAAGCACCGGGTGCGCGGGCAGGTGCTGTGGTCCAAGAGCGGGGACCCGGTCTCCGTCGATCTGACGACCGCGCCCGTGCGGGACGGCGACCAGCTCGTCGGCGCCGTGATGACCTTCACCGACCGGCGTCCGTACGACGCCCTGGCCGAGGAGAAGGTCGCCGCCGACAAGCTGCACGAGGAGGAGCTGGAGCGGGTCGCCGAGGAGCACGCCTCCGAGCTCACCGCCCTGCGCCAGCAGCACGTCGCCGAGATCGAGCAGCTGCGCGAGGAGCACGAGGAGGAACTCGCCGCGGGTGAGGACCGGTACGCGGCCCTCGCGGAGCGCGAGAAGGACCGGTACGAGGCCCTGGCCGGCCGGCAGGAGCAGCTGCTCGTGCTGCTCGGACGGTCGCTGCGCGGACCCCTCGACGAGCTGCGCCGCGAACTGGCCACCCTCGCCGCCGACGACGCCGGGCAGCTGTGGCCCGAGGCCAACCAGGTGCTGCACCATCTGTCGGCCGGTTACTCGCGCATCACCACATTGGTCGACAACGTCCTCTCCTACCAGCGGCTCGACACCGGAGTCGACTCCATCACCCGTACGAAGGTGATGCTCGACGCGGTCGTCGCCGCCGGGGTCGACGGGGCCGTCGAACTGATCGGGCCCGGACGCGTCCAGTTCGCCGTGCACGCGCCGCCCATCGAGGCCGAGGTCGACCCGCAGCGACTCGCCACCGCCCTGGCGCACCTCGTCGCGGACGTCGCCGGCGTCGACGCGACCGGAAACTCGCCCGCCTCCGCCGGCGGTTACATGGACAACACGGTCGTCGTGGCCGCCGCGCAGCGCGGTGAGGTCGTACGGATCGAGGTGCGCGGGCCGTACACCGGGGGAGACCCGGTGCACGAGCCGATCGTGCGCGGGATCGTGCGCGCTCACGGCGGAGTGCTCCAGACGCACGAGGTGCCGGGCATGAGCGGCAGTGCGTACGTGCTTGAGGTGCCCATCGGGGGCGGGGCGGGCGCGGTGGTGGCCGAGGCCGCGGCCGGGGTCCCGCAGGCGGGCGTCGGCGCCGAGCTGGCCGTGCCCGGGCAGGCGTCGGACGGCGGCGACAGCAACGGCAACGGCGGTGTCAGCGGGCGGCGGCGGGCGAGGCGGTCCTCCGTGGACGCCTTCCTGGAGGCAGACGTACCGGAAGTCGCGCCCGAGGGGGAGGCCGATACCGAGTCCGGTGACTCCGGCAACGAGGCGGTCGCGCCCACCGGGCGGCGCCGTAGGCGGGCGGCCGAGGATGCCTCCATGGCTTCGGCGCCCGCTCCCCAGGGCCAGCCTCAGCCCCAGGCGCAGCCGTCCGACGGGGACGGCGGCACTGGGCGTCGGCGCGGGCGGCACAGCCCCGCCGACGCGGGCGACGCGAACGGCGCCGGCGGTGTCTCCACCGGAGCCGTCGTCCTGGCGGGCGAGCACGGCGCCGGCACCGCTGCCACCGGGACCGGCCTGGGCGGGACGGTGCCGCCGCAGGGCGTGCCCGGCGCTCCGGGTCGGCGCGGCGGAGGCGAGCAGCACGCGTTGCCGCCCGCTCTGCCCGCGGCTCCTTCCGGGGCCGCCGGTGCGGAGGGCGCCGCCGACGACAGCGGGGACGGGCAGCCCACAGGGCGCCGACGCCGAGCCCTGGCGGCAGCGGCCGAGCGTGCCGGTGCGCAGGAGGCGGGCCCCCGCCCGGTATTCGCCCTGCCTCCGGCCGAGGCCGACCGAACGGACGAAGGCGCCGCCGCGGTGGCCGCCGGGCCGGTGGACGACCGGTTCGACGACGCCGGCCGTCATGACGGGCTCATGCACGATCCCGACGACGACCACACCCCGCCCCAGCCTCACCCGACCTCCGCTCCGACCGGTCGGCGGCGTGCGCGCCAGGCTCCGGAGCAGCCGGGGACCGTGCCTCCGGGCGGGATTCCCGGCCAGGCCGTGCCCGTGCAGGCGGCTCCCGTACAGGCGATGGCCGCCCAGGCCGCCGTCGGTCCACAGGGCGGCGTACCGGGTCAGGGGCAGGGTCAGGGCATGCCCGGCCAGGGTGTTCCCGCCGCGCAGAACGCGCAGCTCGCGCAGGCCGCCCAGGTCGGACAGCCCATGCCCGGACAGGCAGTTCCCGCTCAGGGGCTTCCCGCGCAACCGGTGCTCGGACAGCCGGTGGCACAGCCCGTCGCCGGTCAGCCTCTTCCCGGTCAGCCCGTTCCGGCACAGGGCATCCAGGGCCAGCAGGTTCCCCAACAGACCCCCCAGCCCGTTCCCCAGGCCCATCCCCAGCAGGTCCCGGCGCAGGGTACGGCGTCCCAGGCCGCCCTCGCCCAGGGTCTCGCCCCGGGCCAGGCCATCCCCGCCCAGGCCGCCCTCGCTGCCCAGCCCCAGCCCTGGCCCACGACCGACGACGAGACCCCGGACGCCGGCACCGCCGTAGCGCCGAACCCGAACAACCCGGCCGCTGCTCCTGCCGCCGCCCCCGTACCCCAGGCGGCGGCCACCCCCCTGCCTCCCGAGCGGGGCGCGCAGTCCCGGGTCGGGCAGGCGTTGCCCGCCGAGGCCGCCGCCGCGTCGGTCGACCCGAACTCGACGCAGGGTCGGGCGATCAGCGTGCGGACGCTCGGGCAGGGAGTGCCGTTCAGCCGGCAGGCGGCGCAGGTCCAGACACCGGGCCAGCCGCAGGCCGCGACGCCTCCGCACGGCACCAACGGCTCGAACGGCTCCGGTCGTCGCCGCAAACTCGGTACACGCCCCGAGCCCGCCGGCCAGCCGGAGACGACGGGCCGCCCCCACCCGCAGACAGGCCAGGCCGCCCCCGCCGCACCCGTCCCGGGCCAGCCCTCCCTGGCCGGCCAGGGTCCCCTGCCGGGGCAGCCCTCCCTCGCCGGGCAGGCACCACCCGCCCAGGTGTCGTTGCCCACGCAGCCCTCCCTCGCCGGGCAGACTCAGCTCGCGCCCGGCACTCCCCGGCTGCCCGGATTCACCGATGGGGCCGGGCGCTCGTACGCCATAGGAGCGCCGGACCAGAACGCCGCCGAGGGGCCGGAGCCGCTCGACGGGCCCGGCGGAGCCGTCGAGGTCTCCGACCAGCCGCAGCCGCGGCCCATGGACGACGAGCTGCCGCCGGAGCCGCTGGACAACCCGCGTCGGCTGCTGGTGTGGCCCGCGCCGGACGTCACCACACAGCAGGCGCTCAGCGACCGTGGGTACCGGCCCGTCATCGTGAACTCGCGCGAGGAGGTCAGCGCGCAGATCGCGGCCTTCCCGGCGGCGCTGTTCGTCGATCCGCTGACCGGGCCGATCACCCGGACCGCCCTCCAGTCGCTGCGTCAGGCCGCCGTGGCCGCCGAGGTTCCGGTGCTGGTCACGGCCGGACTGGGGCAGGCGACGCGCGAGGCGGCGTACGGTGCCGACCCCGCCGTACTCCTGAAGGCGCTCGCCCCGCGTGACAGTGAGCAGCATCCGCCGCGGGTCCTGCTCATCGAGGAGCACGCGGAGATCGCGCTCGCGTTGACGGCGACGCTGGAGCGGCGCGGGATGCAGGTAGCGCGGGCCGCGAGCGACGCCGACGCGGTCACGCTGGCTTCGCAGCTGCGGCCGAACCTGGTGGTCATGGACCTGCTTCAGGTGAAGCGTCGCAGGGCCGGAATCGTGGACTGGCTGCGGGCGAACGGACAGTTGAACCGCACCCCGCTGGTCGTCTACACCGCCGCCGTCGACCAGGCCGACCTGCCGAGGCTCGCCTCCGGCGAGACGGTGCTGTTCCTCGCCGAACGGTCCACCAGCACCGATGTGCAGAGCCGGATCGTCGATCTGCTCGCGCGCATCGGCACCAATTAG
- a CDS encoding long-chain fatty acid--CoA ligase: MKPREDAVLSTMQDVPLLISRILTHGSTIHGDSQVITWTGEAEPRRRSFAEIGTRSAQLAHALRDDLGVVGDDRVATLMWNNPEHVEAYFAIPSMGAVLHTLNLRLPPEQLAWIVNHAADKVIIANGSLLPLLAPLLPHLKTVEHVVISGPGDRSALAGSHAQVHEYEDLIAGKPTGYDWPELDERTGASMCYTSGTTGDPKGVVFSHRSVYLHSLQVNMAQSMGLTDQDTSLVVVPQFHVNAWGLPHATFMTGVNLLMPDRFLQPAPLAEMIEKIRPTHAAAVPTIWQGLLAELTARPRDVSSLTQVTIGGSACPPALMAAFDKLGMRVCHAWGMTETSPLGTIARPPAHAVGTEAEFAYRLTQGRFPASVEARLSGPGGERLPWDGESAGELEVRGPWIAGSYYNGSDSEPLRPADKFSDDGWLKTGDVGTISPDGFLTLTDRAKDVIKSGGEWISSVDLENALMAHPDVMEAAVVAVPDDKWGERPLATVVLSEGSTADFASLRAFLADEGKIAKWQLPERWTIIESVPKTSVGKFDKKVLRKQYAEGELDVTKL; the protein is encoded by the coding sequence ATGAAGCCCCGGGAGGACGCCGTGCTGAGCACCATGCAGGACGTACCGCTGCTGATCTCAAGGATCCTGACCCATGGGTCGACGATCCACGGCGACTCGCAGGTCATCACCTGGACCGGTGAGGCCGAGCCGCGGCGCCGCTCCTTCGCCGAGATCGGGACCCGGTCGGCACAGCTCGCACACGCCCTGCGCGACGACCTCGGAGTGGTCGGCGACGATCGTGTGGCCACTCTGATGTGGAACAACCCCGAGCATGTCGAGGCCTACTTCGCGATCCCCTCCATGGGCGCGGTCCTGCACACCCTCAACCTGCGTCTGCCTCCTGAGCAGTTGGCCTGGATCGTCAACCACGCCGCCGACAAGGTGATCATCGCGAACGGCTCGTTGCTGCCGCTGCTCGCCCCGCTGCTCCCGCACCTCAAGACGGTCGAGCACGTCGTGATCTCCGGCCCCGGTGACCGTTCCGCCCTTGCCGGGTCGCACGCCCAGGTGCACGAGTACGAGGACCTCATCGCCGGGAAGCCGACCGGCTACGACTGGCCCGAGCTGGACGAACGCACGGGCGCCTCCATGTGCTACACCTCCGGGACGACGGGCGACCCCAAGGGCGTGGTGTTCAGCCACCGCTCCGTCTATCTGCACTCCCTCCAGGTCAACATGGCCCAGTCCATGGGCCTGACCGACCAGGACACATCCCTTGTCGTCGTCCCCCAGTTTCATGTGAACGCCTGGGGCCTGCCCCACGCGACCTTCATGACCGGCGTAAACCTGCTGATGCCAGACCGGTTCCTCCAGCCCGCCCCGCTCGCCGAGATGATCGAGAAGATTCGGCCGACGCACGCCGCCGCCGTCCCCACCATCTGGCAGGGCCTGCTCGCGGAGCTCACCGCACGCCCCCGGGACGTCTCGTCCCTCACCCAGGTCACCATCGGCGGCTCGGCCTGTCCGCCCGCCCTCATGGCGGCCTTCGACAAGCTGGGCATGCGCGTCTGCCACGCCTGGGGCATGACGGAGACCTCCCCGCTCGGCACGATCGCCCGGCCGCCTGCCCATGCGGTCGGCACGGAGGCGGAGTTCGCGTACCGCCTCACGCAGGGCCGTTTCCCGGCGAGCGTCGAGGCCCGGCTGAGCGGCCCCGGAGGCGAGCGGCTCCCCTGGGACGGCGAATCGGCCGGCGAGCTGGAAGTGCGCGGCCCATGGATCGCGGGCTCCTACTACAACGGCTCCGACAGCGAACCGCTGCGCCCCGCCGACAAGTTCAGCGACGACGGCTGGCTCAAGACGGGCGACGTGGGCACCATCAGCCCCGACGGCTTCCTGACGCTCACCGACCGCGCCAAGGACGTCATCAAGTCCGGCGGCGAGTGGATCTCCTCCGTCGACCTGGAGAACGCCCTCATGGCCCACCCGGACGTCATGGAGGCGGCCGTGGTGGCCGTACCCGACGACAAGTGGGGCGAACGCCCGCTGGCCACGGTCGTACTGTCGGAGGGCTCGACCGCCGACTTCGCGTCACTGCGCGCCTTCCTCGCCGACGAGGGCAAGATCGCCAAGTGGCAGCTCCCGGAGCGCTGGACGATCATCGAGTCGGTCCCGAAGACGAGCGTCGGCAAGTTCGACAAGAAGGTTCTGCGCAAGCAGTACGCGGAGGGCGAGTTGGACGTCACCAAGCTCTGA
- a CDS encoding SigE family RNA polymerase sigma factor, which produces MTTLVCTSASNAATPTTQTLSFASYPTYPTYPSFSSYVKARRPVLLRTARSLTANPSDAEDLLQTALTKTYVAWERIEDHRALDGYVRRALLNTRTSQWRKRKVDEFICDELPEPEGTPVGDPADHQVLHDAMWRAIMKLPARQRAMVVLRYYEDLSEVQTAEVLGVSVGTVKSAVSRALGKLREDPELVLAR; this is translated from the coding sequence ATGACCACACTCGTCTGCACGAGCGCTTCGAACGCGGCTACGCCGACGACGCAGACCCTGTCGTTCGCGTCCTACCCCACGTACCCCACGTACCCCTCCTTCTCGTCGTACGTGAAGGCCCGCCGCCCGGTGCTGTTGCGCACCGCCCGCTCGCTCACCGCGAATCCGAGCGACGCGGAGGACCTGTTGCAGACGGCGCTCACCAAGACGTACGTCGCGTGGGAACGGATCGAGGACCACCGTGCGCTGGACGGCTATGTCCGCCGGGCGCTGCTGAACACGCGGACGTCGCAGTGGCGGAAGCGGAAGGTCGACGAGTTCATCTGCGACGAGCTGCCCGAGCCCGAGGGGACGCCGGTCGGCGATCCGGCGGACCACCAGGTGCTGCACGACGCGATGTGGCGCGCGATCATGAAGCTGCCGGCGCGGCAGCGGGCGATGGTGGTGCTGCGGTACTACGAGGATCTGAGTGAGGTCCAGACGGCCGAGGTGCTCGGGGTGTCGGTGGGTACGGTCAAGTCGGCGGTCTCGCGCGCCCTTGGCAAGCTGCGGGAGGACCCTGAGCTGGTGCTCGCCCGGTAA
- a CDS encoding lipid-transfer protein yields MTLHARDDLGGRAAIAGIGATEFSKDSGRSELRLAVEAVRAALDDAGLTPADVDGMVTFTMDTSPEITVAQAAGIGELSFFSRVHYGGGAACATVQQAALAVAAGVAEVVVCYRAFNERSGRRFGSGVQRREPSAEGVALGWSLPFGLLTPASWVAMAAQRYLYTYGLSAEAFGQVAVRGRKYAATNPAAWFHGRPITLADHAASRWIAEPLRLLDCCQETDGGQAVVVTSVERARELRQSPVVVAAAAQGAGRAQEQMTSFYRDDLTGLPEVGVVARQLWRTAGAGPADIDVAILYDHFTPFVLMQLEEFGFCAPGEAADFVAADGLPLNTHGGQLGEAYLHGMNGIAEAVRQLRGTSVNQVPGAERALVTAGTGVPTSGLVLEAAG; encoded by the coding sequence GTGACCCTGCACGCGCGCGACGACCTCGGTGGCCGGGCGGCCATCGCGGGCATCGGGGCCACCGAGTTCTCCAAGGACTCGGGGCGCAGTGAGCTGCGGCTGGCCGTGGAGGCGGTGCGGGCCGCGCTCGACGACGCGGGGCTGACGCCGGCCGACGTGGACGGCATGGTCACGTTCACCATGGACACCAGTCCGGAGATCACCGTCGCGCAGGCCGCCGGGATCGGGGAGCTGTCCTTCTTCTCCCGGGTCCATTACGGCGGGGGTGCCGCCTGCGCGACCGTGCAGCAGGCCGCGCTCGCTGTCGCGGCCGGGGTGGCCGAGGTCGTCGTCTGCTACCGCGCCTTCAATGAGCGGTCGGGGCGGCGGTTCGGGTCGGGGGTGCAGCGGCGGGAGCCGTCGGCGGAGGGGGTGGCGCTCGGCTGGTCGCTGCCGTTCGGGCTGCTCACGCCCGCCTCCTGGGTGGCGATGGCTGCGCAGCGGTACCTGTACACGTACGGGCTGTCGGCGGAGGCGTTCGGGCAGGTCGCCGTCCGTGGCCGGAAGTACGCGGCGACCAATCCGGCCGCCTGGTTCCACGGCCGGCCCATCACCCTCGCCGACCACGCGGCCTCGCGCTGGATCGCCGAGCCGCTGCGCCTGCTGGACTGCTGCCAGGAGACGGACGGCGGCCAGGCGGTCGTTGTCACCTCCGTCGAACGGGCGCGCGAGCTGCGGCAGTCGCCGGTGGTTGTCGCGGCGGCGGCCCAGGGCGCGGGGCGCGCACAGGAGCAGATGACCAGCTTCTACCGCGACGACCTCACCGGGCTCCCGGAGGTGGGCGTGGTGGCCCGCCAGCTGTGGCGGACCGCCGGGGCGGGCCCGGCCGACATCGACGTCGCCATCCTGTACGACCACTTCACGCCGTTCGTGCTGATGCAGCTGGAGGAGTTCGGCTTCTGCGCACCGGGTGAGGCGGCTGATTTCGTCGCAGCCGACGGACTGCCCCTGAACACGCACGGGGGCCAGCTCGGGGAGGCATACCTGCACGGCATGAACGGCATCGCGGAGGCGGTACGACAGCTCCGCGGGACCTCCGTCAACCAGGTACCGGGCGCGGAAAGAGCGCTGGTCACGGCGGGTACGGGGGTGCCGACCTCGGGGCTGGTGCTGGAGGCCGCCGGATGA
- a CDS encoding MaoC family dehydratase: MRAGDELPPLEIEITRTLIVAGAIASRDFQDVHHDAESARAKGSPDIFMNILTTNGLVGRYVTDCFGPTAVLRKLAIRLGAPNYPGDTMVLTGRIEDVEGDSDGDSDGDSEAEGEGDGGTAVVRVLGVNGIGRHVSGTVTVFVPPSASGGTP; this comes from the coding sequence ATGAGGGCCGGGGACGAACTGCCGCCGCTGGAGATCGAGATCACTCGCACACTGATCGTCGCCGGGGCCATCGCGTCCCGTGACTTCCAGGACGTGCACCACGACGCCGAGTCGGCGCGGGCGAAGGGCTCCCCCGACATCTTCATGAACATCCTCACCACGAACGGGCTGGTGGGACGGTACGTCACCGACTGCTTCGGGCCGACCGCGGTACTGCGCAAGCTCGCCATCCGTCTCGGCGCCCCCAATTACCCCGGCGACACGATGGTGTTGACCGGCCGTATCGAGGACGTCGAAGGCGATAGCGACGGTGATAGCGATGGCGATAGCGAGGCCGAAGGTGAGGGCGACGGTGGGACGGCCGTCGTACGCGTCCTCGGGGTGAACGGGATCGGCAGGCACGTGTCCGGAACGGTGACCGTCTTCGTACCCCCCTCGGCCTCGGGAGGCACCCCGTGA
- a CDS encoding bifunctional MaoC family dehydratase N-terminal/OB-fold nucleic acid binding domain-containing protein: protein MSHVPSHLPSHPSGHQPRHRSDSRLGDPAGGQLAEQLAAFEGRPAVSGGVGKDPVNEPMIRHWCEALGDGSPAYAGPDAVAPPAMLQVWTMGGLSGNPGRSAAYEELLALLDGAGCTSVVATDCEQEYLRPLRPGDRVAFDSVVESVSGPKTTKLGTGYFVTTRTDVRVDAEPVGTHRFRILKYAPVRTYAPSHAPETPEKSPEKTPEEMPAGQKPQATPTSTPTPTPTVTPTPTVTPTPTRTPTRPRPVINRDNAGFWDGVDRHQLLVQRCLGCRTLRFPWLPGCNACGNGEWDTVEASGDGTVFSYVVLHHPPFPAFDPPYAVGLIELAEGVRIVSNVVGVPYDKVRIGMPVRLEFVRYEEGQPALPVFRGDLPAEVGG, encoded by the coding sequence GTGAGCCACGTACCCAGTCACCTACCCAGCCACCCATCCGGTCATCAGCCCCGTCATCGGTCCGATTCCCGGCTCGGTGATCCGGCTGGCGGCCAACTCGCCGAGCAGCTCGCCGCGTTCGAAGGACGCCCCGCCGTCAGCGGCGGTGTCGGCAAGGATCCCGTCAACGAGCCGATGATCCGGCACTGGTGCGAGGCGCTGGGGGACGGCAGTCCGGCGTACGCCGGGCCGGACGCCGTCGCGCCGCCCGCCATGCTCCAGGTGTGGACCATGGGCGGCCTCTCCGGGAACCCGGGCCGCTCGGCCGCGTACGAGGAACTGCTCGCCCTGCTCGACGGCGCGGGTTGCACCTCGGTCGTCGCCACCGACTGCGAGCAGGAGTATCTGCGGCCCCTGCGACCGGGGGACCGGGTCGCCTTCGACTCGGTCGTCGAGTCGGTCTCCGGGCCCAAGACCACCAAGCTGGGCACCGGGTACTTCGTCACGACCCGGACGGATGTACGTGTGGACGCTGAGCCGGTGGGCACCCATCGCTTCCGGATCCTCAAGTACGCGCCGGTACGCACGTACGCCCCCTCACACGCCCCTGAGACACCCGAGAAGTCACCCGAGAAGACGCCTGAGGAGATGCCTGCGGGGCAGAAACCTCAGGCCACCCCCACCTCCACCCCCACCCCGACCCCCACTGTCACCCCTACCCCCACTGTCACCCCTACCCCCACCCGCACCCCCACCCGTCCCCGGCCAGTCATCAACCGCGACAACGCCGGATTCTGGGACGGTGTCGACCGGCACCAACTCCTCGTCCAACGCTGCCTCGGGTGCCGTACCCTCCGTTTCCCATGGCTGCCGGGGTGCAATGCCTGCGGCAACGGCGAGTGGGACACCGTCGAGGCGTCCGGCGACGGCACCGTCTTCTCGTACGTCGTCCTGCACCACCCGCCCTTCCCGGCCTTCGACCCGCCCTACGCGGTCGGGCTGATCGAGCTCGCGGAGGGCGTGCGGATCGTCAGCAACGTGGTGGGTGTGCCGTACGACAAGGTGCGGATCGGGATGCCGGTGCGGCTGGAGTTCGTACGGTACGAGGAGGGGCAGCCCGCGCTTCCGGTGTTCCGGGGCGACCTGCCCGCGGAGGTGGGCGGATGA
- a CDS encoding bifunctional DNA primase/polymerase has protein sequence MATTDRQATTLALAHALSAAERGLAVIPLSRTKLPALRSPHRDDPSPAPCHGECGAMGHGVYDATTDPSRIRELFAAAPWATGYGIACGLPPHHLIGVDLDTKSGTDSSAALRELALRHLFTIPETVVVLTPSGGRHLWLTGPPDAVIPNSASRLAPGIDIRGAGGYLVGPGSRTEHGVYGTAPGTAHLTPALCPPSLLRLLLPPPRTHRSASPTPGEHGQGLVQFVLAAHEGQRNTRLFWAACRAYENDIGPALLTPLVEAAVQTGLTEREARATIASAARMTRWRG, from the coding sequence ATGGCCACCACCGACCGGCAGGCCACGACGCTGGCCCTCGCACACGCCCTGTCAGCCGCCGAACGCGGACTGGCCGTCATCCCCCTGTCCCGGACGAAACTCCCGGCCCTGCGCTCCCCCCACCGCGACGACCCGTCCCCGGCCCCGTGCCACGGGGAGTGCGGAGCCATGGGCCACGGGGTGTACGACGCCACGACCGACCCGTCCCGCATCCGCGAACTCTTCGCCGCCGCCCCCTGGGCCACCGGCTACGGCATAGCCTGCGGTCTGCCCCCGCACCACCTCATCGGCGTCGACCTGGACACCAAGTCGGGCACCGACTCCTCCGCGGCCCTGCGCGAACTGGCCCTGCGCCACCTCTTCACGATCCCCGAGACAGTGGTCGTCCTGACCCCGTCCGGCGGGCGCCACCTCTGGCTGACCGGCCCCCCGGACGCCGTGATCCCCAACTCCGCGAGCCGACTGGCCCCCGGCATCGACATCAGGGGAGCCGGCGGCTACCTCGTCGGCCCCGGCTCACGCACCGAACACGGCGTCTACGGCACGGCCCCCGGCACGGCCCACCTGACCCCGGCCCTCTGCCCACCGTCCCTCCTGCGCCTCCTCCTCCCGCCGCCCCGCACCCACCGCTCCGCGTCCCCCACGCCGGGTGAACACGGCCAGGGCCTGGTCCAGTTCGTCCTCGCGGCCCACGAGGGCCAACGCAACACCCGCCTCTTCTGGGCAGCCTGCCGCGCGTACGAGAACGACATCGGGCCCGCCCTCCTGACCCCACTCGTGGAAGCGGCCGTACAGACGGGACTCACGGAACGGGAGGCGCGGGCCACGATTGCCTCGGCGGCGCGGATGACGAGGTGGCGGGGGTAG